Proteins from a genomic interval of Drosophila melanogaster chromosome 2R:
- the jbug gene encoding jitterbug, isoform J: MSSPGLTALGESTRLVPANTPAVFEILPPPGQSLSKGECVATVLTPSKSKLNARVTHEAANGAARIEFVPTEVGTHVIDASINGTKIAGGPLIAKVYDSSLIQVTEVNGGVVGQACQFRVDASAAGEGQLEISINEGEVPNHVQVVGGGRCLVSFTPEQAKSHLIDIKFNGETVRGCPFVCAVADTSRVLLNLSNLELIPVNRPSSFHITVSGGGAAELAVSVRGPQGELPVRVTGDIHAGFTAEFTPTTVGGHSINVEYNGFAVQGTPFLAKSYDASKVVVGSVSRGTMGRPVQFTVDAGDAGEGNLEITISAKGQNIPTQVHPQGSARFSVSFVPTESCEHTINVSFNKMPVPGCPITVSISGGVAGPQVSLGGPGPVHQTNSFVINHNGGRLEDIEVNVEGRRNLLY, encoded by the exons ATGTCCTCACCCGGCCTAACCGCTCTGGGCGAATCCACGCGCCTGGTACCCGCCAATACGCCGGCGGTTTTTGAGATACTGCCGCCTCCTGGACAAAGCCTGAGTAAGGGCGAGTGCGTGGCGACAGTTTTGACTCCTAGCAAGTCAAAGCTGAACGCCAGAGTCACCCACGAGGCGGCAAATGGTGCTGCTCGCATCGAGTTCGTGCCCACCGAGGTGGGCACCCACGTGATCGATGCGTCCATTAACGGCACGAAGATCGCTGGCGGCCCGCTGATCGCCAAGGTCTACGACTCCAGCCTGATCCAGGTGACGGAGGTGAATGGCGGCGTGGTCGGCCAGGCGTGCCAGTTCCGCGTAGATGCCAGCGCCGCCGGCGAGGGCCAGCTGGAGATATCCATCAACGAGGGCGAGGTGCCCAATCATGTCCaggtggtgggcggtggtCGCTGCCTGGTCTCCTTCACGCCGGAGCAGGCCAAGTCGCATCTGATTGACATCAAATTCAATGGCGAAACGGTGCGCGGCTGTCCCTTTGTCTGCGCCGTGGCGGACACCTCGCGAGTGCTCCTGAATCTCTCCAATCTGGAGCTAATCCCAGTCAACCGGCCCTCCTCCTTTCACATCACCGTGAGCGGAGGTGGAGCTGCCGAGCTGGCTGTCAGCGTGCGCGGTCCCCAGGGCGAGTTGCCTGTCCGGGTGACCGGAGATATCCACGCTGGCTTCACGGCCGAGTTTACGCCCACCACCGTTGGCGGCCACTCGATCAATGTGGAGTACAACGGATTCGCCGTGCAGGGAACCCCCTTCCTGGCCAAGTCATACGATGCCAGCAAGGTGGTGGTGGGCAGTGTCTCGCGGGGAACCATGGGACGCCCGGTGCAGTTCACCGTGGATGCGGGCGATGCCGGTGAGGGCAACCTGGAGATAACGATTTCGGCCAAGGGACAGAACATTCCCACGCAGGTGCATCCGCAAGGCAGTGCAAG ATTTTCGGTTTCGTTTGTGCCCACAGAGTCGTGCGAGCACACGATCAACGTGTCATTCAACAAAATGCCCGTTCCCGGCTGTCCGATTACGGTTAGCATcagtgggggcgtggccgggccCCAGGTGTCCCTGGGTGGCCCAGGACCCGTGCATCAGACCAATTCTTTTGTAATCAATCACAATGGCGGCCGTTTGGAAGACATCGAGGTGAACGTGGAAG